In the Hordeum vulgare subsp. vulgare chromosome 7H, MorexV3_pseudomolecules_assembly, whole genome shotgun sequence genome, one interval contains:
- the LOC123409727 gene encoding cyclic phosphodiesterase-like: MSFSSEKLAPPEIRLRARQRGAPASPSTGMDPTDQSPEEMYSVWALLPEPVRRRLLGLMAGLRTAHGGAAFEPHATVLGAMRLRRSAAVEALRAAAAGLRPYTARTAAIGRYGVNLLLEPTREVMATSDHCRAHFDYQRPAPYMPHLSLLYGDHLTEEEMAAARKKAGEMDKGIFGLQFEISELALYKTDPKDKSLESWELVELCHLQNK, from the exons ATGAGCTTCTCGTCGGAAAAGCTTGCTCCACCTGAGATCCGACTGCGTGCGCGGCAGCGTGGCGCCCCAGCCTCTCCCTCGACCGGCATGGACCCCACCGACCAGTCGCCGGAGGAGATGTACTCCGTGTGGGCCCTCCTGCCGGAGCCCGTCCGCCGCCGCCTTCTCGGCCTCATGGCCGGCCTCCGCACCGCGCACGGCGGCGCGGCCTTCGAACCACACGCCACCGTCCTCGGAGCCATGCGTCTCCGCCGCTCAGCCGCCGTCGAGGCGCTACGAGCCGCGGCGGCCGGCCTCCGCCCATACACCGCCCGTACCGCCGCCATCGGCCGCTACGGCGTCAACCTCCTCCTCGAACCGACCCGTGAG GTGATGGCCACGAGCGACCACTGCCGCGCCCACTTCGATTACCAGAGACCAGCTC CGTACATGCCGCATCTGAGCCTCCTGTATGGAGATCACCTGACGGAGGAGGAGATGGCAGCTGCAAGGAAGAAGGCAGGGGAGATGGACAAGGGAATATTTGGGTTGCAGTTCGAGATATCCGAGCTCGCGCTTTACAAAACGGATCCGAAGGACAAGAGCTTGGAGTCGTGGGAATTGGTTGAGCTGTGCCACCTTCAGAACAAGTGA